The nucleotide window GAGTTTTACCAGAAGGGAACCGTTGAGACCCGCTTCGGCTCCAAGGAAGAGCTCGTCAACATGATCTCCACGGCCCACCAGTACGGCATCAAGGTTATAGCGGACATAGTGATAAACCACCGCGCAGGTGGAGACCTCGAATGGAACCCATACGTTGGAGACTATACCTGGACGGACTTTTCTAAGGTCGCCTCCGGGAAATACAAGGCCCACTACATGGACTTCCATCCAAACAACTACAGTACCTCAGACGAGGGAACCTTCGGTGGCTTCCCAGACATTGATCACCTCGTGCCCTTCAACCAGTACTGGCTGTGGGCGAGCAACGAGAGCTACGCCGCCTACCTCAGGAGCATAGGGATCGATGCGTGGCGCTTTGACTACGTTAAGGGCTACGGCGCGTGGGTCGTCAAGGACTGGCTGAGTCAGTGGGGCGGCTGGGCCGTCGGCGAGTACTGGGACACCAACGTCGATGCGCTCCTCAACTGGGCCTACAGCAGCGGCGCCAAGGTCTTCGACTTCCCGCTCTACTACAAGATGGACGAGGCCTTTGACAACAAGAACATCCCCGCCCTCGTTTACGCCATCCAGAACGGTGAAACCGTCGTCAGCAGGGATCCCTTCAAGGCCGTTACCTTCGTGGCTAACCACGATACGAACATAATCTGGAACAAGTATCCGGCCTACGCCTTCATCCTGACCTACGAAGGCCAGCCCGTCATCTTCTACCGCGACTACGAGGAGTGGCTCAACAAGGACAAACTCA belongs to Thermococcus sp. AM4 and includes:
- a CDS encoding alpha-amylase, with translation MRRSARVLVLIIAFFLLAGVYYPSTSAAKYSELEQGGVIMQAFYWDVPEGGIWWDTIRQKIPEWYDAGISAIWIPPASKGMGGAYSMGYDPYDYFDLGEFYQKGTVETRFGSKEELVNMISTAHQYGIKVIADIVINHRAGGDLEWNPYVGDYTWTDFSKVASGKYKAHYMDFHPNNYSTSDEGTFGGFPDIDHLVPFNQYWLWASNESYAAYLRSIGIDAWRFDYVKGYGAWVVKDWLSQWGGWAVGEYWDTNVDALLNWAYSSGAKVFDFPLYYKMDEAFDNKNIPALVYAIQNGETVVSRDPFKAVTFVANHDTNIIWNKYPAYAFILTYEGQPVIFYRDYEEWLNKDKLNNLIWIHEHLAGGSTKILYYDDDELIFMREGYGDRPGLITYINLGSDWAERWVNVGSKFAGYTIHEYTGNLGGWVDRYVQYDGWVKLTAPPHDPANGYYGYSVWSYAGVG